In the uncultured Methanobrevibacter sp. genome, one interval contains:
- the glmM gene encoding phosphoglucosamine mutase, with product MVEKRLFGTFGVRRTANDVLTPEFASRLAASYGSIVQGTVAIGGDTRTSTPMLKYAITAGLLSSGCDVVDLGILPTPAIQYAVRNYYDGGIIVTASHNPPKYNGLKFVDEFGIGTPDDMEIEVEKLYFDSEPNRASWDKIGECFTNDTIIKEYIAETIKRVDAEAIRNRKLKVVVDCGSGAGSYTAPYILKELGCEVTTINCQADGFFPGRDPEPIEPNLQDLIATVKNLGADIGLAHDGDADRTICIDEKGNFILGDKTFALVEKHMLKENGGGIIVTTVATSQAIYDIAEEFGGEVISTAVGDLLVARKLKDTDGLFGGEENGGLIFPDFIYGRDAAMTVAKILEILVKEDKPLSELVAELPVYYQEKLKVECADDLKQEVMTKIADEIKETTDFELDTTDGVKILKEDGWVIIRPSGTEPIFRCFAESDSQEKANEMASWGISLVEKYKN from the coding sequence ATGGTGGAAAAAAGATTATTTGGTACATTTGGTGTAAGAAGAACTGCAAATGATGTTTTGACTCCAGAATTTGCATCACGTCTTGCAGCAAGTTATGGATCAATTGTTCAAGGCACTGTAGCTATTGGAGGAGATACAAGAACCAGCACTCCTATGCTCAAATATGCAATTACTGCAGGATTGCTTTCATCTGGCTGTGATGTGGTGGATTTAGGTATTCTTCCAACTCCCGCTATTCAATATGCTGTAAGAAACTATTATGATGGTGGAATCATTGTAACCGCTTCTCATAACCCTCCAAAGTATAATGGATTGAAATTCGTGGATGAGTTCGGTATAGGGACTCCAGATGATATGGAAATTGAGGTTGAAAAATTATACTTTGACTCAGAGCCTAATAGGGCTTCTTGGGATAAGATTGGAGAATGTTTCACTAATGACACTATAATCAAGGAGTATATTGCAGAGACCATTAAAAGAGTTGATGCAGAAGCAATCAGAAATAGGAAACTTAAGGTTGTAGTTGATTGTGGTTCCGGAGCAGGTTCCTATACAGCACCTTATATCCTTAAGGAATTAGGTTGTGAAGTGACAACCATCAACTGTCAGGCAGATGGATTTTTCCCAGGAAGAGATCCAGAGCCAATTGAACCAAATCTTCAGGATTTAATTGCAACTGTCAAGAATCTCGGAGCGGATATTGGTCTTGCTCATGATGGTGATGCAGATAGGACCATCTGCATTGATGAGAAAGGAAACTTTATCTTGGGAGATAAGACCTTTGCCCTTGTTGAAAAGCATATGTTAAAGGAAAATGGGGGAGGCATTATTGTAACTACTGTAGCTACTTCCCAAGCAATTTATGATATTGCTGAAGAGTTTGGCGGTGAAGTTATATCCACTGCTGTTGGAGATTTGCTTGTTGCAAGAAAGCTTAAGGATACTGATGGATTGTTTGGTGGTGAAGAAAATGGAGGGCTCATTTTCCCAGACTTCATCTATGGAAGAGATGCAGCTATGACTGTAGCGAAAATCCTTGAAATACTTGTTAAGGAAGATAAGCCATTATCTGAACTTGTAGCAGAGCTTCCAGTTTATTATCAGGAAAAGTTAAAAGTCGAATGTGCGGATGACTTAAAGCAAGAAGTCATGACAAAGATTGCAGATGAGATCAAGGAAACAACTGATTTTGAGCTTGATACAACAGATGGGGTTAAAATCCTAAAAGAGGATGGTTGGGTAATTATCAGACCTTCAGGTACTGAACCAATCTTTAGATGCTTTGCTGAATCTGACTCCCAGGAAAAAGCTAATGAAATGGCTAGTTGGGGAATCAGTTTGGTAGAG
- a CDS encoding exodeoxyribonuclease VII large subunit — protein MELNDKIIFKVALITSLVGIMGMLVFASYIEPKEIQVKDITRNNIGETVAVTGVIESIKESSSGSSCFMELNDGTGKINLIIFESTLVELKDAGNDLDSFRNHKVKVIGSITEYKSSMELILSNSNSIKLVS, from the coding sequence GAATTAAATGATAAAATAATTTTTAAAGTTGCATTGATTACATCGCTTGTAGGAATTATGGGAATGCTGGTTTTTGCATCTTACATTGAACCAAAGGAAATTCAAGTAAAGGACATTACAAGAAACAATATTGGAGAGACTGTAGCAGTCACAGGAGTGATTGAATCGATTAAGGAGTCTTCAAGTGGAAGCTCTTGCTTTATGGAGTTAAATGATGGCACTGGGAAGATAAATCTGATTATCTTTGAATCGACATTAGTGGAGCTTAAGGATGCTGGAAATGATTTGGACAGCTTTAGGAATCATAAAGTTAAGGTAATTGGCAGCATAACAGAATACAAGTCTTCAATGGAACTGATTTTATCCAATTCAAATTCAATTAAATTGGTTTCTTAG